The Vicia villosa cultivar HV-30 ecotype Madison, WI linkage group LG1, Vvil1.0, whole genome shotgun sequence genome includes a region encoding these proteins:
- the LOC131626580 gene encoding uncharacterized protein LOC131626580, with protein MAGNSDEPVESAELNVRFNTVFHHGGEFVKLQDGETIYRGGVSTLITGEHIETWTQQHNQNIIKNDGDAYDFAAYACSMEADGVLFVEHDAVSHGNSSRCVNHNGNLEVNDEELVEGLNDSEDERTTTLADGFEEIDVSLPVNEGPDIAGYLTFPSKTKGDNDEYVSEDLLSYDPDNSEDEKGPGFEQFKKEELNKDFKFKWGMEFNTLDYFREAIREWKVLNGREITFVKNEGYKVRVECNAKCGFLMLCSKVGHKHIFAIKTIKYNHTCARVLDNKSASSKWVAKVVVKNMQTSDKVRIRDIIQDMRQNYSVGITVCRAWKAKLIAKKIIEGDVDKEYANLWRYAPELHRVNLGNTVKINIDRPLTSIQPRFGSFYFCFDGCKKGFINGCRLFIGVDGCHLKTKYGGQLLIAIGRDPNDQYFPFAFGVVETETKESWRWFIQLLMEDIRQDKRYVFISYQQKLGLVAVFEEMFETIEHRLCLRHLYANFKKKFGGGALIRDLMMGAAKTTYQQAWTLKMNDLKAVDPKA; from the exons ATGGCTGGAAACAGTGATGAACCGGTCGAATCGGCTGAG TTGAATGTCAGGTTTAATACTGTGTTTCACCATGGAGGAGAGTTCGTAAAGCTTCAAGATGGTGAGACGATTTACAGAGGCGGAGTATCCACACTTATTACTGGGGAACACATTGAAACATGGACTCAGCAGCACAATCAAAACATA ATTAAGAATGACGGTGATGCTTATGATTTTGCTGCGTATGCGTGTTCGATGGAAGCAGACGGGGTTTTGTTTGTTGAACACGATGCAGTTAGTCATGGTAACAGTTCTAGGTGTGTGAATCATAATGGTAACTTAGAGGTTAATGATGAAGAGCTTGTTGAAGGGTTGAACGACAGTGAGGATGAAAGGACCACAACTCTTGCTGATGGTTTTGAAGAGATTGATGTGTCTTTACCAGTCAATGAGGGGCCTGATATAGCAGGTTATTTGACTTTTCCTAGTAAGACTAAAGGTGATAATGATGAGTATGTTAGTGAAGATTTATTGAGCTATGATCCTGATAACTCAGAGGATGAAAAAGGCCCTGGGTTTGAGCAGTTTAAGAAGGAGGAGCTTAATAAGGATTTTAAGTTTAAGTGGGGTATGGAGTTCAACACCCTAGATTACTTTAGAGAGGCCATCCGTGAGTGGAAAGTATTAAATGGGAGGGAAATTACTTTtgtaaaaaatgaggggtataaaGTGAGGGTTGAATGTAATGCCAAATGTGGGTTTTTAATGCTTTGTTCTAAGGTGGGCCATAAGCACATTTTTGCCATCAAGACTATAAAATACAAccacacatgtgctagggttttaGACAATAAAAGTGCAAGTTCAAAGTGGGTGGCTAAGGTTGTGGTTAAAAATATGCAAACCTCTGATAAGGTAAGGATCCGTGACATAATCCAAGACATGAGGCAAAATTATTCTGTTGGCATAACTGTGTGTAGGGCATGGAAAGCTAAGTTGATTGCAAAGAAAATCATTGAAGGAGATGTGGACAAGGAATATGCAAACTTGTGGAGGTATGCACCTGAGTTGCATAGGGTTAATCTTGGAAATACTGTGAAGATCAACATAGATAGGCCTTTAACTTCAATCCAACCAAGGTTTGGAtcattttatttctgttttgatgGGTGTAAAAAAGGGTTTATAAATGGTTGTAGACTTTTCATTGGGGTAGATGGTTGCCATTTGAAAACCAAGTATGGAGGTCAACTTTTGATTGCTATTGGAAGAGACCCAAATGACCAATACTTCCCCTTTGCATTTGGAGTGGTGGAAACAGAAACAAAGGAATCATGGAGGTGGTTCATACAATTGTTAATGGAAGATATTAGACAAGATAAAAGATATGTGTTTATTTCATATCAACAAAAGCTA GGTCTGGTTGCAGTGTTTGAAGAAATGTTTGAAACAATTGAACATAGGTTATGCTTGAGGCACTTGTAtgcaaattttaagaaaaagtttGGTGGTGGGGCATTGATAAGAGACTTGATGATGGGAGCAGCCAAGACAACTTACCAACAAGCATGGACATTAAAGATGAATGATTTGAAGGCTGTAGATCCAAAGGCTTAG